A genomic window from Macaca thibetana thibetana isolate TM-01 chromosome 16, ASM2454274v1, whole genome shotgun sequence includes:
- the CBX8 gene encoding chromobox protein homolog 8 — translation MELSAVGERVFAAEALLKRRIRKGRMEYLVKWKGWSQKYSTWEPEENILDARLLAAFEEREREMELYGPKKRGPKPKTFLLKAQAKAKAKTYEFRSDSARGIRIPYPGRSPQDLASTSRAREGLRNMGLSPPASSTSTSSTCRAEPPRDRDRDRERDRERERERERERERERERERGTSRVDDKPSSPGDSSKKRGPKPRKELPDPSQRPLGEPSAGLGEYLKGRKLDDTPSGAGKFPAGHSVIQLARRQDSDLVQCGVTSPSSAEATGKLAVDTFPARVIKHRAAFLEAKGQGALDPSGARVRHGSGPPSSVGGLYRDMGAQGGRPSLIARIPVARILGDPEEESWSPSLTNLEKVVVTDVTSNFLTVTIKESNTDQGFFKEKR, via the exons ATGGAGCTTTCAGCGGTGGGGGAGCGGGTGTTCGCGGCCGAAGCCCTCCTGAAGCGGCGCATACGGAAA GGACGCATGGAATACCTCGTGAAATGGAAAGGATGGTCGCAGAA GTACAGCACATGGGAACCGGAGGAAAACATCCTGGATGCTCGCTTGCTCGCGGCCTTTGAGGAAAG gGAAAGAGAGATGGAGCTCTATGGCCCCAAAAAGCGAGGACCCAAGCCCAAAACCTTCCTCCTCAAG GCTCAGGCCAAGGCAAAGGCCAAAACTTACGAGTTCCGAAGTGACTCAGCCAGGGGCATCCGGATCCCCTACCCTGGCCGCTCGCCCCAGGACCTGGCTTCCACTTCCCGGGCCCGGGAGGGCCTTCGAAACATGGGTTTGTCCCCACCAGCAAGCAGTACCAGCACCAGCAGCACCTGCCGCGCAGAGCCCCCTCGGGACCGAGATAGGGACCGGGAGCGGGAtcgagaaagggagagggagcgAGAGAGGGAGCGGGAACGTGAGAGGGAACGAGAGCGGGGTACCAGCCGAGTGGATGACAAGCCCAGCTCGCCGGGGGACAGCTCTAAGAAGCGAGGCCCCAAGCCGCGGAAGGAGCTCCCGGACCCCTCACAGAGGCCCTTAGGTGAACCCAGCGCCGGCCTCGGAGAGTACCTCAAGGGCAGGAAGCTGGACGACACCCCTTCCGGGGCAGGAAAGTTTCCAGCCGGCCACAGCGTGATCCAGCTGGCCCGAAGGCAGGACTCGGACCTGGTGCAGTGTGGTGTGACCAGCCCTAGCTCAGCTGAGGCCACGGGCAAGCTGGCTGTGGACACCTTCCCTGCCAGGGTGATAAAGCACAGGGCTGCCTTCCTGGAGGCCAAAGGCCAGGGTGCCCTGGATCCCAGTGGTGCTCGGGTCCGACATGGCTCAGGCCCCCCCAGCTCTGTGGGGGGCCTCTACCGGGACATGGGGGCCCAGGGGGGAAGGCCCTCCCTCATCGCCAGGATCCCTGTGGCCAGAATCCTGGGGGACCCGGAGGAAGAGTCCTGGAGCCCCTCCCTGACTAACCTGGAGAAGGTGGTGGTCACGGACGTGACCTCAAACTTTTTGACCGTCACCATTAAGGAAAGTAACACGGACCAAGgcttttttaaagagaaaagatga
- the CBX2 gene encoding chromobox protein homolog 2 isoform X2: protein MEELSSVGEQVFAAECILSKRLRKGKLEYLVKWRGWSSKHNSWEPEENILDPRLLLAFQKKEHEKEVQNRKRGKRPRGRPRKLTAMSSCSRRSKLKEPDAPSKSKSSSSSSSSTSSSSSSDEEDDSDLDAKRGPRGRDTHPVPQKKAQILVAKPELKDPIRKKRGRKPLPPEQKATRRPVSLAKVLKTARKDLGAPASKLPPPLSAPVAGLAALKAHAKEACGSPSAMATPENLASLMKGMASSPGRGGISWQSSIVHYMNRMTQSQAASRLALKAQATTKCGLGLDLKVRTQKGELGMSPPGSKIPKAPSSGAVEQKVGSTGGPTHTHGASRIPAGCPGPQSAPTQELSLQVLDLQSVKNGMPGVGLLARHATATKGVPATNPVPGKGTGGGLIGGSGAAMPTDTSKSEKLASRAVAPPTPASKRDYVKGSATPSGQESRTAPGEARKAATLPEMSAGEESSSSDSDPDSTSPPSTGQNPSVSVQTSQDWKPTRSLIEHVFVTDVTANLITVTVKESPTSVGFFNLRHY from the exons ATGGAGGAGTTGAGCAGCGTGGGCGAGCAGGTCTTCGCCGCCGAGTGCATCCTGAGCAAGCGGCTCCGCAAG GGCAAGCTGGAGTACTTGGTCAAGTGGCGCGGCTGGTCCTCCAA ACATAACAGCTGGGAGCCGGAGGAGAACATCCTGGACCCAAGGCTGCTCCTGGCCTTCCAGAAGAA GGAACATGAGAAGGAGGTGCAGAACCGGAAGAGAGGCAAGAGGCCGAGAGGCCGGCCAAGGAAGCTCACTGCCATGTCCTCCTGCAGCCGACGCTCCAAGCTCAAG gAACCTGATGCTCCCTCCAAATCCAAGTCCAGcagttcctcctcttcctctacgTCGTCATCCTCTTCCTCGGATGAAGAGGATGACAGTGATTTAGATGCCAAGAGGGGTCCCCGGGGCCGCGACACCCACCCAGTGCCTCAGAAGAAGGCCCAGATCCTGGTGGCCAAACCCGAGCTGAAGGATCCCATCCGGAAGAAGCGTGGACGAAAGCCCCTGCCCCCAGAGCAGAAGGCAACTCGAAGACCCGTGAGCCTGGCCAAGGTGCTGAAGACCGCCCGGAAGGATCTGGGGGCCCCAGCCAGCAAGCTGCCCCCTCCACTCAGCGCCCCCGTGGCAGGCCTGGCAGCTCTGAAGGCCCATGCCAAGGAGGCCTGTGGTAGCCCCAGTGCCATGGCCACCCCAGAGAACCTGGCCAGCCTGATGAAGGGCATGGCCAGTAGCCCCGGCCGGGGTGGCATCAGTTGGCAGAGCTCCATCGTGCATTACATGAACCGCATGACCCAAAGCCAGGCCGCCAGCAGGTTGGCGCTGAAGGCCCAGGCCACCACCAAGTGCGGCCTTGGGCTGGACCTGAAGGTGAGGACGCAGAAAGGGGAGCTGGGAATGAGTCCTCCAGGAAGCAAAATCCCGAAGGCCCCCAGCAGTGGGGCTGTGGAGCAGAAAGTAGGGAGCACAGGGGGTCCCACACACACCCATGGTGCCAGCAGGATACCTGCTGGGTGCCCAGGCCCTCAGTCAGCACCCACCCAGGAGTTGAGCCTCCAGGTCTTGGACTTGCAAAGTGTCAAGAATGGCATGCCTGGGGTGGGTCTGCTTGCCCGCCATGCCACCGCCACCAAGGGTGTCCCAGCTACCAACCCAGTCCCTGGGAAGGGCACTGGGGGTGGCCTCATTGGGGGCAGCGGGGCCGCCATGCCCACCGACACAAGCAAAAGTGAGAAGCTGGCCTCCAGAGCAGTGGCGCCGCCCACCCCTGCCAGCAAGAGGGACTATGTCAAGGGCAGTGCTACCCCCAGTGGGCAGGAGAGCCGCACAGCCCCTGGAGAAGCCCGCAAGGCAGCCACACTGCCGGAGATGAGCGCAGGCGAGGAGAGCAGCAGCTCGGACTCTGACCCGGACTCCACCTCGCCGCCCAGCACTGGTCAGAACCCGTCAGTGTCCGTTCAGACCAGCCAGGACTGGAAGCCCACCCGCAGCCTCATCGAGCATGTCTTTGTCACTGACGTCACTGCCAACCTCATCACCGTCACAGTGAAGGAGTCTCCCACCAGCGTGGGCTTCTTCAACCTGAGGCATTACTGA
- the CBX2 gene encoding chromobox protein homolog 2 isoform X1, producing the protein MHTEPDAPSKSKSSSSSSSSTSSSSSSDEEDDSDLDAKRGPRGRDTHPVPQKKAQILVAKPELKDPIRKKRGRKPLPPEQKATRRPVSLAKVLKTARKDLGAPASKLPPPLSAPVAGLAALKAHAKEACGSPSAMATPENLASLMKGMASSPGRGGISWQSSIVHYMNRMTQSQAASRLALKAQATTKCGLGLDLKVRTQKGELGMSPPGSKIPKAPSSGAVEQKVGSTGGPTHTHGASRIPAGCPGPQSAPTQELSLQVLDLQSVKNGMPGVGLLARHATATKGVPATNPVPGKGTGGGLIGGSGAAMPTDTSKSEKLASRAVAPPTPASKRDYVKGSATPSGQESRTAPGEARKAATLPEMSAGEESSSSDSDPDSTSPPSTGQNPSVSVQTSQDWKPTRSLIEHVFVTDVTANLITVTVKESPTSVGFFNLRHY; encoded by the exons atgcataca gAACCTGATGCTCCCTCCAAATCCAAGTCCAGcagttcctcctcttcctctacgTCGTCATCCTCTTCCTCGGATGAAGAGGATGACAGTGATTTAGATGCCAAGAGGGGTCCCCGGGGCCGCGACACCCACCCAGTGCCTCAGAAGAAGGCCCAGATCCTGGTGGCCAAACCCGAGCTGAAGGATCCCATCCGGAAGAAGCGTGGACGAAAGCCCCTGCCCCCAGAGCAGAAGGCAACTCGAAGACCCGTGAGCCTGGCCAAGGTGCTGAAGACCGCCCGGAAGGATCTGGGGGCCCCAGCCAGCAAGCTGCCCCCTCCACTCAGCGCCCCCGTGGCAGGCCTGGCAGCTCTGAAGGCCCATGCCAAGGAGGCCTGTGGTAGCCCCAGTGCCATGGCCACCCCAGAGAACCTGGCCAGCCTGATGAAGGGCATGGCCAGTAGCCCCGGCCGGGGTGGCATCAGTTGGCAGAGCTCCATCGTGCATTACATGAACCGCATGACCCAAAGCCAGGCCGCCAGCAGGTTGGCGCTGAAGGCCCAGGCCACCACCAAGTGCGGCCTTGGGCTGGACCTGAAGGTGAGGACGCAGAAAGGGGAGCTGGGAATGAGTCCTCCAGGAAGCAAAATCCCGAAGGCCCCCAGCAGTGGGGCTGTGGAGCAGAAAGTAGGGAGCACAGGGGGTCCCACACACACCCATGGTGCCAGCAGGATACCTGCTGGGTGCCCAGGCCCTCAGTCAGCACCCACCCAGGAGTTGAGCCTCCAGGTCTTGGACTTGCAAAGTGTCAAGAATGGCATGCCTGGGGTGGGTCTGCTTGCCCGCCATGCCACCGCCACCAAGGGTGTCCCAGCTACCAACCCAGTCCCTGGGAAGGGCACTGGGGGTGGCCTCATTGGGGGCAGCGGGGCCGCCATGCCCACCGACACAAGCAAAAGTGAGAAGCTGGCCTCCAGAGCAGTGGCGCCGCCCACCCCTGCCAGCAAGAGGGACTATGTCAAGGGCAGTGCTACCCCCAGTGGGCAGGAGAGCCGCACAGCCCCTGGAGAAGCCCGCAAGGCAGCCACACTGCCGGAGATGAGCGCAGGCGAGGAGAGCAGCAGCTCGGACTCTGACCCGGACTCCACCTCGCCGCCCAGCACTGGTCAGAACCCGTCAGTGTCCGTTCAGACCAGCCAGGACTGGAAGCCCACCCGCAGCCTCATCGAGCATGTCTTTGTCACTGACGTCACTGCCAACCTCATCACCGTCACAGTGAAGGAGTCTCCCACCAGCGTGGGCTTCTTCAACCTGAGGCATTACTGA